The following are from one region of the Lineus longissimus chromosome 19, tnLinLong1.2, whole genome shotgun sequence genome:
- the LOC135502952 gene encoding protein ABHD13-like encodes MKSGFVAIILRFLAQLWKIFLGVIGCIKRTMQQNGEARPTRQGKVIAVLMFVGRLLLNAMLKLWAFCTAALLLLLLLYWMYGTLPAFILLTFAVIGFLYNAQDVLLYYPDQPPQSRLYVESPVLFGMPYENIYHKTQDGVRINMQFIPRPEDQKPNAPTLVYFHGNAGNIGHRLTNVYVLYIYLGFNVLSVEYRGYGKSGGTPCEQGLYLDAAAAMDYLLTRTDINLNKILVFGRSLGGAVATNLAAHPVYSHNICALILENTFTSLPDIGRTLFNFQVVNSLPDWCFKNQYPSMELVKQIKTPTLFISGQADALIPPPMMESLHAASNSIFKKIVRFEGGTHNETWRSAGYYDAFKKFLAEVYKIPTKKRERAGSQSFVAEMPFDDGATGTVKAL; translated from the exons ATGAAATCTGGTTTTGTTGCAATAATTTTGCGTTTTCTCGCCCAGCTGTGGAAGATTTTCTTGGGCGTGATCGGCTGCATTAAAAGAACAATGCAGCAAAACGGAGAAGCTCGACCTACCCGCCAGGGAAAGGTCATAGCTGTCCTGATGTTCGTTGGAAGATTGCTTCTGAATGCTATGTTGAAACTTTGGGCATTTTGCACAGCTgccttgttgttgttgttgttactgTATTGGATGTATGGAACACTGCCAGCATTTATACTACTCACGTTTGCAGTGATAG gttttctTTACAATGCCCAGGATGTCCTACTCTACTACCCAGACCAGCCCCCTCAATCCCGGTTGTATGTTGAATCACCTGTTCTCTTCGGCATGCCATATGAAAACATCTACCACAAAACTCAAGACGGGGTCAGAATCAACATGCAGTTTATTCCGAGGCCTGAAGATCAAAAACCAAATGCACCTACTCTTGTTTATTTTCATGGAAATGCAGGAAATATTGGTCATAG GTTGACTAATGTGTATGTTCTGTACATTTACCTTGGTTTCAATGTCCTGAGTGTGGAGTATAGAGGTTACGGGAAAAGTGGTGGAACACCTTGTGAACAGG gcCTTTATCTCGACGCAGCAGCTGCCATGGACTATCTTCTAACTCGTACAGATATAAACTTGAATAAAATCCTAGTTTTTGGACGGTCACTAGGGGGTGCTGTTGCTACCAATCTGGCCGCCCATCCTGTTTATTCTCATAATATATGTGCATTGATTTTGGAAAACACGTTTACCTCGTTACCGGATATTGGACGAAcgttgtttaattttcaagtcGTTAACTCGTTACCTGATTGGTGCTTCAAAAATCAG TACCCTTCCATGGAGCTAGTGAAACAAATCAAGACGCCAACATTGTTTATCTCGGGACAAGCAGACGCGTTAATTCCTCCTCCAATGATGGAGTCATTACACGCG gcATCCAATAGCATATTCAAAAAGATTGTACGGTTTGAAGGAGGAACTCATAATGAGACTTGGAGGAGTGCTGGGTATTATGATGCATTCAAGAAATTCCTTGCTGAG GTCTACAAAATACCTACAAAGAAACGAGAAAGAGCTGGATCACAGTCATTCGTAGCAGAGATGCCTTTTGATGATGGTGCAACCGGAACGGTGAAAGCCCTTTGA
- the LOC135503258 gene encoding methyltransferase N6AMT1-like isoform X3: MSSSIPTPDTSHLTTKDYDYVYEPAEDSFLLLDALEQDADFLSKKSVSICLEVGCGSGVAITFLGQIIGSKALYLCTDINPMAAKASKETGKRNCVKVNPVITDLVSCLEDRLMGNVDVLLFNPPYVVTPSEEVGSHGIEASWAGGDRGRQVSDRLFPIIGNLLAPGGAFYLVIVKENNEDEIISMMKAQGLVGSAVLRRRAGPEHLSILKFNKPG; the protein is encoded by the exons ATGTCCTCCTCGATCCCGACCCCTGACACGTCACATCTTACCACCAAGGATTACGATTACGTTTATGAGCCAGCTGAAGATTCGTTTCTTCTCCTTGATGCCTTGGAGCAGGATGCTGATTTCTTAAGCAAAAAAAG TGTCAGTATATGTTTGGAAGTAGGCTGTGGTTCTGGGGTGGCTATAACATTTCTGGGACAGATCATCGGATCCAAGGCACTCTACTT GTGTACCGACATCAATCCCATGGCAGCCAAGGCAAGCAAGGAGACTGGCAAACGCAACTGTGTCAAAGTGAATCCAGTTATCACAGATTTG GTCTCCTGTCTTGAAGATCGCTTGATGGGGAATGTGGACGTTCTTCTGTTTAATCCTCCATATGTTGTGACGCCTTCAGAAGAG GTTGGCAGCCATGGCATCGAAGCGTCCTGGGCAGGAGGAGATCGAGGACGCCAAGTCAGCGATAGACTCTTCCCAATCATCGGCAATCTCCTGGCACCAGGGGGAGCCTTTTATCTTGTGATTGTCAAGGAAAACAATGAAG ACGAGATCATCTCCATGATGAAGGCACAAGGCTTGGTAGGTTCGGCTGTGCTAAGGAGGCGTGCGGGCCCGGAACATTTATCCATCTTGAAGTTTAACAAGCCGGGCTGA
- the LOC135503258 gene encoding methyltransferase N6AMT1-like isoform X4, whose product MVVLRYVSICLEVGCGSGVAITFLGQIIGSKALYLCTDINPMAAKASKETGKRNCVKVNPVITDLVSCLEDRLMGNVDVLLFNPPYVVTPSEEVGSHGIEASWAGGDRGRQVSDRLFPIIGNLLAPGGAFYLVIVKENNEDEIISMMKAQGLVGSAVLRRRAGPEHLSILKFNKPG is encoded by the exons ATGGTCGTCCTTCGTTA TGTCAGTATATGTTTGGAAGTAGGCTGTGGTTCTGGGGTGGCTATAACATTTCTGGGACAGATCATCGGATCCAAGGCACTCTACTT GTGTACCGACATCAATCCCATGGCAGCCAAGGCAAGCAAGGAGACTGGCAAACGCAACTGTGTCAAAGTGAATCCAGTTATCACAGATTTG GTCTCCTGTCTTGAAGATCGCTTGATGGGGAATGTGGACGTTCTTCTGTTTAATCCTCCATATGTTGTGACGCCTTCAGAAGAG GTTGGCAGCCATGGCATCGAAGCGTCCTGGGCAGGAGGAGATCGAGGACGCCAAGTCAGCGATAGACTCTTCCCAATCATCGGCAATCTCCTGGCACCAGGGGGAGCCTTTTATCTTGTGATTGTCAAGGAAAACAATGAAG ACGAGATCATCTCCATGATGAAGGCACAAGGCTTGGTAGGTTCGGCTGTGCTAAGGAGGCGTGCGGGCCCGGAACATTTATCCATCTTGAAGTTTAACAAGCCGGGCTGA
- the LOC135503258 gene encoding uncharacterized protein LOC135503258 isoform X1 yields the protein MHWDLVIRYLLLAFLPLGSILGNDAALERMVRSLSHRQQLEEEKQRRQHQHTQGIIHTKFPWIVQNNSLPNYFLSHNKDGAKYSDSVVVFMHQPRAAGLALRECMETIALQRSLAMSPVLTDSGRRDWENGVGTGNDALKNRVDIHRGNFAFGVCDTVTKPCSYFIMMREPWLRALSSYRYCKTALADEWCSGENANKMSLREWIVHQGSVLFRLLIYSSHFCHSLDGGATSTNKTNNRHLPCWFVQKQRIADLTNSDKHTILDYVLENLEKWFSVIGIYEEFEDSIKLFEETLTWPMTMCRSLQPRKYSFSSRERRENSVLFLPETEVASLKEDPAVKAALEADEKIYKKAKSIFSRQRQILFNKVGKGR from the exons ATGCATTGGGATTTGGTGATTCGGTATCTGCTCTTGGCGTTCCTACCATTAGGGAGCATCCTTGG AAATGATGCCGCCCTAGAGAGAATGGTTCGCTCCCTCAGTCATCGCCAACAGCTCGAGGAAGAAaaacaacgacgacaacatcaACACACGCAAGGAATAATCCACACGAAATTTCCATGGATCGTACAAAACAACTCGCTACCAAATTACTTCCTAAGTCACAATAAAGATGGTGCTAAATATTCTGACTCTGTCGTCGTGTTCATGCATCAGCCACGTGCGGCAGGATTGGCGCTGAGGGAATGCATGGAGACGATTGCATTACAGCGCTCCCTGGCTATGTCACCAGTACTAACAGACTCGGGGAGGCGCGATTGGGAAAATGGCGTCGGAACGGGGAATGATGCTTTAAAAAATCGTGTAGATATTCACCGCGGGAACTTTGCATTTGGAGTTTGCGATACCGTGACTAAACCGTGTTCGTATTTTATCATGATGCGTGAGCCCTGGCTGCGTGCGCTGTCAAGTTATCGTTATTGTAAGACTGCGCTGGCCGATGAGTGGTGTTCAGGagaaaatgcaaataaaatgTCGCTTCGCGAATGGATAGTGCATCAGGGGAGCGTTTTATTCCGTCTTCTCATCTATAGTTCACATTTCTGCCACAGTTTAGATGGTGGTGCTACCAGTACTAATAAAACCAATAATCGCCATTTACCCTGCTGGTTTGTGCAAAAACAAAGAATTGCAGATTTGACGAATTCGGACAAACACACCATTTTGGATTATGTGCTTGAGAACTTAGAAAAATGGTTTTCTGTGATCGGGATATATGAAGAGTTTGAAGACTCGATAAAATTATTCGAAGAAACTCTGACATGGCCTATGACGATGTGTCGCAGTCTTCAGCCGAGGAAATACTCATTCAGTTCTCGTGAGAGACGTGAAAACTCTGTGTTGTTTTTGCCAGAGACGGAAGTAGCTTCATTGAAAGAGGACCCTGCCGTAAAAGCCGCTCTTGAAGCGGACGAGAAAATTTACAAAAAGGCGAAAAGTATCTTTTCACGCCAGAGACAAATATTGTTTAATAAAGTTGGTAAGGGTAGATGA
- the LOC135503258 gene encoding uncharacterized protein LOC135503258 isoform X2 translates to MVRSLSHRQQLEEEKQRRQHQHTQGIIHTKFPWIVQNNSLPNYFLSHNKDGAKYSDSVVVFMHQPRAAGLALRECMETIALQRSLAMSPVLTDSGRRDWENGVGTGNDALKNRVDIHRGNFAFGVCDTVTKPCSYFIMMREPWLRALSSYRYCKTALADEWCSGENANKMSLREWIVHQGSVLFRLLIYSSHFCHSLDGGATSTNKTNNRHLPCWFVQKQRIADLTNSDKHTILDYVLENLEKWFSVIGIYEEFEDSIKLFEETLTWPMTMCRSLQPRKYSFSSRERRENSVLFLPETEVASLKEDPAVKAALEADEKIYKKAKSIFSRQRQILFNKVGKGR, encoded by the coding sequence ATGGTTCGCTCCCTCAGTCATCGCCAACAGCTCGAGGAAGAAaaacaacgacgacaacatcaACACACGCAAGGAATAATCCACACGAAATTTCCATGGATCGTACAAAACAACTCGCTACCAAATTACTTCCTAAGTCACAATAAAGATGGTGCTAAATATTCTGACTCTGTCGTCGTGTTCATGCATCAGCCACGTGCGGCAGGATTGGCGCTGAGGGAATGCATGGAGACGATTGCATTACAGCGCTCCCTGGCTATGTCACCAGTACTAACAGACTCGGGGAGGCGCGATTGGGAAAATGGCGTCGGAACGGGGAATGATGCTTTAAAAAATCGTGTAGATATTCACCGCGGGAACTTTGCATTTGGAGTTTGCGATACCGTGACTAAACCGTGTTCGTATTTTATCATGATGCGTGAGCCCTGGCTGCGTGCGCTGTCAAGTTATCGTTATTGTAAGACTGCGCTGGCCGATGAGTGGTGTTCAGGagaaaatgcaaataaaatgTCGCTTCGCGAATGGATAGTGCATCAGGGGAGCGTTTTATTCCGTCTTCTCATCTATAGTTCACATTTCTGCCACAGTTTAGATGGTGGTGCTACCAGTACTAATAAAACCAATAATCGCCATTTACCCTGCTGGTTTGTGCAAAAACAAAGAATTGCAGATTTGACGAATTCGGACAAACACACCATTTTGGATTATGTGCTTGAGAACTTAGAAAAATGGTTTTCTGTGATCGGGATATATGAAGAGTTTGAAGACTCGATAAAATTATTCGAAGAAACTCTGACATGGCCTATGACGATGTGTCGCAGTCTTCAGCCGAGGAAATACTCATTCAGTTCTCGTGAGAGACGTGAAAACTCTGTGTTGTTTTTGCCAGAGACGGAAGTAGCTTCATTGAAAGAGGACCCTGCCGTAAAAGCCGCTCTTGAAGCGGACGAGAAAATTTACAAAAAGGCGAAAAGTATCTTTTCACGCCAGAGACAAATATTGTTTAATAAAGTTGGTAAGGGTAGATGA
- the LOC135502950 gene encoding uncharacterized protein C2orf50-like isoform X2 — METDSRLIPNYMKSSQPSEYHDNCVPKKSIPEASRNYSQGDYAKCDQVGQDTIWKQAVEGEKRGLKNWEENWGFLTEFDDKGRPKEVKTVQEEEISQFTDELPNTNAGNYGYRTKKDIGQRIQNLEYKFYSDKRRRKMGDDLICY; from the exons ATGGAGACAGACTCAAGGCTGATTCCAAATTATATGAAATCGTCTCAACCGAG TGAATACCACGACAATTGCGTCCCCAAGAAGAGTATACCGGAGGCGAGCCGCAACTACTCGCAGGGGGACTACGCCAAGTGTGACCAGGTGGGGCAGGACACCATTTGGAAGCAAGCGGTTGAAGGCGAGAAAAGAGGACTCAAAAATTG GGAGGAGAACTGGGGTTTCCTGACCGAATTCGACGACAAGGGTAGGCCGAAGGAGGTGAAGACAGTCCAGGAGGAAGAAATCTCACAATTCACCGACGAACTCCCTAACACAAACGCCGGTAACTATGGTTACCGAACAAAAAAGGACATTGGTCAGCGGATACAAAATCTAGAATATAAATTTTACTCGGACAAGCGACGACGAAAAATGGGCGACGATCTGATTTGCTACTGA
- the LOC135502950 gene encoding uncharacterized protein C2orf50-like isoform X1 has product MAHQPMPSGVMFSYQNYQKSEYHDNCVPKKSIPEASRNYSQGDYAKCDQVGQDTIWKQAVEGEKRGLKNWEENWGFLTEFDDKGRPKEVKTVQEEEISQFTDELPNTNAGNYGYRTKKDIGQRIQNLEYKFYSDKRRRKMGDDLICY; this is encoded by the exons ATGGCGCACCAACCTATGCCTTCAGGTGTTATGTTCAGTTATCAGAATTATCAGAAGAG TGAATACCACGACAATTGCGTCCCCAAGAAGAGTATACCGGAGGCGAGCCGCAACTACTCGCAGGGGGACTACGCCAAGTGTGACCAGGTGGGGCAGGACACCATTTGGAAGCAAGCGGTTGAAGGCGAGAAAAGAGGACTCAAAAATTG GGAGGAGAACTGGGGTTTCCTGACCGAATTCGACGACAAGGGTAGGCCGAAGGAGGTGAAGACAGTCCAGGAGGAAGAAATCTCACAATTCACCGACGAACTCCCTAACACAAACGCCGGTAACTATGGTTACCGAACAAAAAAGGACATTGGTCAGCGGATACAAAATCTAGAATATAAATTTTACTCGGACAAGCGACGACGAAAAATGGGCGACGATCTGATTTGCTACTGA